One Spirochaetaceae bacterium DNA segment encodes these proteins:
- the pheS gene encoding phenylalanine--tRNA ligase subunit alpha — translation MKQIENILNNYRQAVANCQKIADLLVIKADCLGKNGKLNSILKDLKNLTAENKKQLGSLANVAKEEAIKLFDERLAQLERAETLQKLAKNRLDISLTNEVLATGLKGGGLHPLTQISREVEDIFLKMGFDILDGPYIEDEYHNFSALNIPAEHPARDMQDTFWFNDMVHLLRTQTSPIQIRGMEQKKPPFKFLAPGKVFRNEDVDASHEMAFHQIEAMVVGRDIGVPAMLYCLQTTLSKVFARPVDVRLRTGFFPFVEPGFELDISCQICGGKGCTVCKQSGWIEFCGCGLIHPNVLKAGGIDSNEFSGFAFGMGLDRLAMMLYGIDDIRLFHSGDLRFISQFG, via the coding sequence ATGAAACAAATTGAAAATATCCTTAATAATTATCGGCAAGCTGTAGCTAACTGTCAAAAAATTGCCGATTTACTGGTTATTAAAGCCGATTGCTTAGGCAAAAACGGTAAACTTAACAGCATATTAAAAGACCTTAAAAATTTAACTGCCGAAAACAAAAAGCAGTTGGGCAGCTTAGCTAATGTGGCTAAAGAAGAGGCCATTAAACTTTTTGACGAACGTTTAGCTCAGCTAGAACGTGCCGAAACTTTACAAAAACTGGCTAAAAACCGCTTAGATATTAGCCTAACGAACGAAGTTTTGGCTACCGGCTTAAAGGGGGGCGGTTTGCACCCTTTAACGCAGATAAGCCGCGAAGTAGAAGATATTTTTTTAAAGATGGGGTTTGATATTTTAGACGGCCCTTATATCGAGGACGAATACCATAACTTTTCGGCCTTAAATATTCCGGCCGAACACCCGGCGCGGGATATGCAAGATACCTTTTGGTTTAACGATATGGTGCACCTATTGCGCACCCAAACCTCGCCCATACAAATACGCGGTATGGAGCAAAAAAAGCCGCCCTTTAAATTTTTAGCGCCCGGCAAAGTGTTTAGAAACGAAGACGTAGATGCCAGCCACGAAATGGCCTTTCACCAGATAGAAGCGATGGTGGTGGGCCGTGATATTGGCGTACCGGCAATGCTTTATTGCCTGCAAACTACCCTAAGCAAAGTTTTTGCCCGGCCCGTTGATGTACGGCTGCGCACCGGCTTTTTCCCTTTTGTCGAGCCGGGTTTCGAGCTGGATATTTCCTGCCAAATTTGCGGCGGCAAAGGCTGCACCGTTTGCAAACAATCGGGCTGGATAGAGTTTTGCGGCTGCGGCCTGATTCACCCCAACGTGCTTAAAGCCGGCGGCATAGACAGCAACGAGTTTTCGGGCTTTGCTTTTGGTATGGGCTTAGACCGGCTGGCTATGATGCTTTATGGCATAGACGATATA